In the Acropora muricata isolate sample 2 chromosome 10, ASM3666990v1, whole genome shotgun sequence genome, one interval contains:
- the LOC136930444 gene encoding uncharacterized protein, with translation MSCNASAVKENNDILKRLQRFSSWHKVKVAVALCLRNKKKLRGKVLAKKKAPSDGASEERPIIGTSISPGLNVVDLEEAEVEILQQEQSNACPSEIRSLQTIQTKSKKGSHELDKEKKALLRKASSLRSLDPVLDSNGIMRVCGRIRRANLSVTLKNPIILPKSSHITSLIICHVHERTHHGGRGMTLNELRANGYWIVSGNAMVRQFISKCVTCRHLRGNQGEQKIADSQKSRTEPAPPFTYCGVYFFGPWHIQQGRAVVKRYRALFTCLASRAVHLEVADSLETDSFINALRRFSCRSGSVREICCNRGTNFIGTEAELKKAIQAMDDQEIKAELLKENIDWIKNPACAGNLGGVWERQIRSIRSVMNGLIREHGSRLDKE, from the exons ATGTCTT GCAATGCTAGTGCGGTGAAAGAGAACAATGATATTCTCAAGAGACTTCAGCGATTTTCCAGTTGGCATAAAGTAAAGGTAGCAGTAGCGCTTTGCCTGAGGAACAAGAAGAAGCTTAGAGGTAAAGTTCTGGCAAAGAAGAAGGCACCCAGCGATGGAGCATCTGAAGAAAGGCCAATCATTGGTACATCCATAAGCCCAGGTCTCAATGTTGTTGATTTAGAAGAAGCAGAAGTGGAGATCTTACAGCAAGAGCAAAGCAACGCGTGCCCATCAGAAATAAGAAGTCTTCAAACCATTCAAACGAAATCCAAGAAGGGTAGCCATGAATtagacaaagaaaagaaagcctTGTTAAGGAAGGCAAGTTCTCTCCGCTCATTAGATCCAGTTCTAGACAGTAACGGTATCATGAGAGTTTGCGGAAGAATACGGAGAGCTAACCTGTCGGTCACTCTGAAGAACCCTATCATCCTACCAAAGTCGAGCCACATCACCTCATTGATCATCTGTCATGTACACGAAAGAACCCATCATGGCGGACGAGGGATGACTTTGAATGAGCTTCGTGCGAATGGATATTGGATTGTCAGTGGAAATGCAATGGTCAGGCAGTTTATTTCCAAATGTGTAACTTGCCGTCACCTTCGAGGGAACCAAGGAGAACAGAAGATCGCAGATTCGCAGAAGTCGCGCACAGAACCGGCACCACCCTTTACCTATTGTGGGGTCTACTTCTTTGGCCCTTGGCACATCCAGCAAGGAAGAGCTGTTGTGAAGAGATATCGAGCCTTGTTTACTTGCTTAGCAAGCAGAGCAGTCCACCTAGAGGTGGCAGATTCTTTGGAAACAGATTCGTTCATAAATGCGCTGAGACGTTTCAGCTGTAGAAGTGGATCGGTCAGGGAAATTTGTTGCAACAGAGGAACGAATTTCATTGGCACTGAAGCAGAACTCAAGAAAGCTATCCAAGCAATGGATGACCAGGAGATCAAAGCAGAGCTCCTTAAAGAAAACATCGATTGGATTAAGAATCCAGCATGTGCTGGCAACCTTGGCGGTGTCTGGGAAAGACAAATCAGGTCAATCAGAAGCGTCATGAATGGTCTCATCAGAGAACACGGTAGTCGTCTGGACAAAGAATAA
- the LOC136887351 gene encoding uncharacterized protein, with amino-acid sequence MVWHWNCASALCHNSWRTKGVRYYNLPVDPELRRKYQLVLKNENVNWTKQVICSAHWSRGERLSPDDIPDVICSEEQQEKFESLLKKTPSKSLKKKVVCVQRALVEANRETRGELKSTGKRKAPKERPFSPGNMQPVEKRRKTRISLEKENLSLQSQNTSLISENKALSEKVLKMEQLLQEMTAVQEKMKFERYSFEQKLKEMKFEFNKRSFTYDCLKIRANEFFLLCGLSVNEFDCLFACLMPFLHLIVYPDCVQSLEKLDSNNKLLDDRTELLVALTVARHAVDLVIMAKLVSGSSSTISRVFVAWMVFLCCVLDEVNLKPLPGFIEAFLPRVFVDAGYADCGILGDNTETWIAQSENFELNNVTFSHYKNHTTGKVSVWIFLHGALCKCSDAFPGSISDEQITEQIDVIDYCPKGKVVLTDKGFAISDLCHEKGVNHNRPPMKFNTQYDENDISLNFDIATLRIYNENAIGRIRDWSILNKCWPSGRVDLLGICWIALAHIVNLTKKHVGPNETQDSDAQLP; translated from the coding sequence ATGGTTTGGCACTGGAATTGTGCAAGTGCTTTGTGTCACAACAGCTGGCGGACGAAGGGTGTCCGATATTACAATCTGCCGGTGGATCCCGAACTTAGGAGAAAATACCAGCTCGTATTGAAAAACGAAAATGTAAACTGGACAAAGCAAGTTATCTGTTCGGCTCATTGGAGTAGAGGCGAGAGGCTTTCCCCTGACGACATTCCTGATGTTATATGCTCCGAAGAACAGCAAGAGAAATTTGAATCGTTGCTGAAGAAAACTCCTAGCAAGAGTCTAAAGAAGAAGGTTGTTTGTGTCCAGAGAGCTCTTGTTGAAGCAAATCGGGAGACAAGAGGTGAGCTAAAATCAACCGGGAAAAGGAAAGCTCCCAAAGAAAGGCCATTTAGCCCTGGGAACATGCAACCagttgaaaaaagaaggaaaacaagaatttcactggaaaaagaaaacctttcaCTCCAATCCCAAAATACATCACTGATTTCAGAAAATAAAGCTTTATCTGAGAAGGTTTTAAAAATGGAACAGCTCCTGCAAGAAATGACAGCCGTACAAGAGAAAATGAAGTTTGAGAGATATTCTTTCgaacaaaaactaaaagaaatgaaatttgaatttaacAAGAGAAGTTTCACGTATGACTGCTTAAAGATTAGGGCAAATGAATTCTTTCTCCTGTGTGGACTGAGTGTGAATGAATTTGATTGTCTCTTTGCATGTCTGATGCCCTTTTTACATCTGATTGTGTATCCTGATTGTGTTCAAAGCTTAGAAAAATTAGATTCAAATAATAAGCTTCTCGATGATAGAACTGAACTCCTTGTTGCACTTACTGTAGCAAGACATGCAGTGGATTTAGTCATTATGGCTAAGTTAGTCAGTGGAAGTTCCTCTACTATTTCAAGAGTGTTTGTAGCATGGATGGTTTTCCTTTGCTGTGTACTTGATGAAGTTAATCTGAAGCCATTGCCTGGATTTATTGAAGCTTTCCTCCCCAGAGTTTTTGTTGATGCAGGATATGCTGACTGTGGGATTCTTGGAGACAACACAGAAACCTGGATTGCTCAATCTGAGAATTTTGAACTGAATAATGTCACCTTCAGCCATTACAAAAATCACACAACTGGCAAAGTGTCTGTGTGGATTTTCCTCCATGGTGCTTTATGCAAGTGTTCTGATGCTTTTCCAGGATCAATCTCAGATGAACAAATTACTGAGCAAATTGATGTAATAGACTACTGCCCTAAAGGAAAGGTAGTTTTGACTGATAAGGGCTTTGCAATTAGTGATCTTTGTCATGAAAAGGGAGTAAATCATAACAGGCCACCAATGAAGTTTAACACTCAGTATGATGAAAATGACATAAGTCTCAATTTTGACATCGCAACACTTCGTATTTACAATGAAAATGCAATTGGCAGAATTCGGGATTGGTCAATCTTGAACAAATGCTGGCCTTCTGGAAGAGTTGACCTTCTTGGAATTTGTTGGATTGCATTGGCACACATTGTTAACTTGACCAAGAAACATGTTGGTCCCAATGAAACACAAGACAGCGATGCTCAATTACCATAA